In the genome of Cellvibrio sp. KY-YJ-3, one region contains:
- a CDS encoding helix-turn-helix domain-containing protein, whose translation MKTNFLNIHDVVLLLTALECCVLAALLNLLPAKHLQPRRILSAFFVLIALVLTTTLIVWNGDLKGAAINQSPLVVTILAVCLLLQGPVLYFYLRSLSQKMQLLRWWNFLHLVPALVAALLLVLFDINSLEWWPTTELVGAENTAVAFIWALVKISPLGYIVACVIAEYKLRENLKALYSAISMSELKLADAVLAGFCIHWLWSLLAYVLEGQVSAGVSDSLGIIDNYLTVILVNALFVFGLINTRQLLSVNAMPVAKPIQPTKMDHKVAVIEKAMNEDKLYLESNINLERFAEQTGLKPRDISAILKMHYQSNFFEFINRYRVEEAKRLLLSPDYKNETVLEIIYKSGFNSPSAFHRFFKRMVGVTPTEFRQQG comes from the coding sequence ATGAAAACCAACTTTCTAAATATTCACGACGTGGTGTTGCTGCTTACCGCCCTTGAGTGTTGTGTATTGGCTGCGCTACTGAATTTGTTACCCGCCAAGCACCTGCAGCCGCGTCGAATTCTCTCTGCTTTTTTCGTGTTAATCGCACTGGTGCTAACTACTACGCTCATTGTCTGGAATGGCGATTTAAAAGGTGCGGCTATCAATCAGTCGCCATTGGTTGTTACGATTCTTGCGGTGTGTTTATTATTGCAGGGGCCGGTGCTGTATTTTTATTTGCGCTCTTTATCACAAAAAATGCAGTTGTTGCGATGGTGGAATTTTCTGCATTTAGTACCGGCACTGGTGGCGGCGCTGTTATTGGTTTTATTTGATATTAATAGCCTTGAATGGTGGCCAACAACAGAATTGGTTGGGGCGGAAAATACGGCGGTTGCTTTTATTTGGGCGCTGGTAAAAATATCCCCGCTGGGTTACATCGTTGCCTGTGTTATCGCCGAATATAAATTGCGTGAGAACTTGAAAGCACTTTATTCAGCTATTTCCATGTCTGAATTGAAATTGGCAGATGCAGTGCTTGCAGGTTTCTGTATTCACTGGCTGTGGTCGCTGCTGGCTTATGTGCTTGAGGGGCAGGTGAGTGCCGGGGTAAGTGATAGCCTGGGAATTATCGACAATTATCTAACGGTAATATTGGTAAACGCGTTATTTGTATTTGGTTTGATTAATACCCGTCAATTGCTCAGCGTGAACGCTATGCCGGTTGCCAAGCCGATACAGCCGACCAAAATGGATCACAAAGTCGCAGTTATTGAAAAAGCCATGAATGAAGACAAGTTGTACCTGGAGAGCAATATTAACCTGGAGCGTTTTGCAGAGCAGACGGGATTAAAGCCGCGCGACATTTCCGCGATTTTAAAAATGCATTACCAATCAAATTTTTTTGAATTTATTAATCGCTACCGTGTGGAAGAAGCTAAACGGTTGTTGTTGTCGCCCGACTATAAAAATGAAACGGTGTTGGAGATTATCTATAAATCCGGTTTTAACAGTCCCTCCGCTTTTCACCGTTTTTTCAAACGCATGGTGGGCGTAACGCCCACCGAGTTTCGTCAGCAGGGTTAG
- a CDS encoding DUF3012 domain-containing protein, producing MKILPVVKSLPLLAAASLLSACAPEVGSPDWCKSIETKPKGEMTMNEAKDYAKHCVFK from the coding sequence ATGAAAATTCTACCTGTCGTTAAATCATTACCTCTGCTCGCTGCTGCGAGTTTGCTCTCTGCTTGTGCGCCCGAAGTGGGCAGCCCTGATTGGTGTAAATCCATCGAAACCAAACCCAAGGGCGAGATGACGATGAATGAAGCCAAGGATTACGCCAAGCATTGTGTATTTAAATAA